Within the Thiohalobacter sp. IOR34 genome, the region AACGCCGCCACGAGGGGTGGATCCGCGAGTGCCACGGCGACATGCACCTCGCCAACATGGTGCTGCTGAACGAACGGCCACTGATCTTCGACTGCATCGAATTCTCCGAGGAACTGCGCTGGATCGACACCATGAGCGAGGCCGCCTTTCTCTACATGGATCTCGACTACCACGACCAGAACCGGCTGGCACGGCGTTTCCTCAACCAGTACCTGGCCTGGAGCAGCGACTACATGGGGCTGTCGCTGCTCAAATACTATCTGGTCTACCGGGCCATGGTGCGGGCCAAGGTCGAGGCCATCCAGTGGCAGCAGAACCGCGACGATCCGGCCCGCGCCGAGCCCCACCGCAAGGCCCTGGAAGGCCACCTGCGGCTGGCGGTCACCTATACCCGGGAGACCGCGGCCCCGCCGATCATCATCCTCCACGGCTATTCCGGGGCCGGCAAGAGCCGGCTGGCAGAACAGCTGGCCGAGTCCTGCGGCGCCATCCACATCCGTTCCGACGTCGAGCGCAAGCACCTGCTCGGCCTGCCGCCTGATGCCGACACCCGCTCCGAGCTGGAACAGGGCGCCTATACCGAGACGCGGACCCGCCAGACCTATCAGCGCCTGCTGGCGCTGGCCTATGGCATCATCGACGCCGGCCTGCCGGTGATCGTCGACGCCACCTTCCTCAAGCGGGAACAGCGGGCCGCCTTCCTGCGTCTGGCCACCGTCGCCGCGGCGCCCTTCGTGATCCTCGACGTCCACGCCCGGCCGGAAACCCTGCGTGAGCGCATCCGCCGGCGTGCCGCCGAAGGCAGGGATCCCTCCGAAGCCGGCCTCGAGGTG harbors:
- a CDS encoding bifunctional aminoglycoside phosphotransferase/ATP-binding protein, with the translated sequence MGKHSACHLAERLQSADRFPHAVERFELIETHISCLLLTGEIAYKIKKAVDLGFLDFSTLEKRHFYCQEELRLNRRLAPELYLEVVGIHGSEDDPSLLGDGEAVEYAVKMRQFPQAARLDRVTARGELQPTHIDRLARDIATFHQQLPVAGTDTVFGSAEVLQQQMRQNFEQIRRHCDLTTVIDACRHIQAWSEHSFSLHLEEFEQRRHEGWIRECHGDMHLANMVLLNERPLIFDCIEFSEELRWIDTMSEAAFLYMDLDYHDQNRLARRFLNQYLAWSSDYMGLSLLKYYLVYRAMVRAKVEAIQWQQNRDDPARAEPHRKALEGHLRLAVTYTRETAAPPIIILHGYSGAGKSRLAEQLAESCGAIHIRSDVERKHLLGLPPDADTRSELEQGAYTETRTRQTYQRLLALAYGIIDAGLPVIVDATFLKREQRAAFLRLATVAAAPFVILDVHARPETLRERIRRRAAEGRDPSEAGLEVLAHQLQGAEPLAEEEKDYVVEVDTDQPLEIETITRRILQTKHVPNRNALFSAH